The Mycolicibacterium flavescens genomic interval ACGGCGGAAAGACCGTGTACGCCAAGGGGTTCGGCGTCAAGGATGCCACCAAACCGGAGGAGGACGAGAACCGCGTCGACCCCGACACGGTGTTCCAACTCGCTTCGGTGTCGAAGTCTCTTGCGGCGACCGTGGTCGCCCACCAGGTCGGTGTCGGCGCCGTCAGCTGGGACACCCCGATCGTGTCCGAGCTGCCCTGGTTCGCGCTGTCCAATCCCGTGGTCACCTCGATGGTCACCGTCGGGGACATGATGTCGCACCGTTCCGGACTGCCCGATCACGCCGGCGACATGCTCGAGGATCTCGGATTCGACCGCAGGCAGGTGCTGGACCGGATGCGCCAGCTTCCGCTGGACCCGTTCCGGATCTCGTACGCGTACACGAACTTCGGGTACACCGCGGGGGCCGAGGCGGTCGCGGTCGGCGCGGGCAAGCCGTGGGAGGTGTTGGCCGACGAGGTGCTGTTCCGTCCACTGGGTATGGGGCAGACCAGCTACCGGTTCACCGACTATCGCGCGCGACCCAACCGCGCGGCCGGCCACATCCACATGGACGGGCGCTACGAACCGGCCTTCGTCCGTGACGCCGACCCGGAAGCACCGGCGGGCGGGGCGAGTTCGTCGGTCAACGACATGACCCGATGGCTGGCCATGGTGCTGGCCAACGGAAGTCATGACGGCAAACAGATCGTCGCCCCGAAGGCCCTGCTGCCCGCACTCACACCGCAGATCGTGTCGAGCCCGGCGAGCGAACCCGCGGCCCGGTCGGGCTTCTACGGGTTCGGTTTCAACGTCAGCTCGACCTCGGCGGCGCGCATGGAGCTGAGCCACTCAGGCGCCTTCGAACTGGGCACCGGAACGACCTTCCTGATCCTGCCGTCGGCCGACGTCGCGATCGTCGCGCTCACCAACGCCACCCCTTCTGGGGTCTCGGAGGCACTGACCGCGCAGTTCGCCGATCTGGTGCAGTTCGGCGAGGTGCGCGAGGACTGGTACGGCCTCTACAGCGCGGCGTTCGCCGACATGGAGAAGCCGGTGGGGTCCCTGGTCGGCAAGCAGCCACCGGCCAATCCTGTGCCCGCTGCGCCGCTCGCGTCGTACGTGGGCACCTACCGCAACGACTACTGGGGGCCCGCCCGAATCACCGAACGCGACGGCGAGCTGCGGTTGGCGCTGGGTTCGAAGCTCGATGTGCCGCTCAAACACTGGGACGGCAACACCTTCACGTTCTCCTTCATCACCGAGAACGCGCCGCCGGGAACGGTTTCCACCGCGGTGTTCGATGGGGTCGATCGTGACAAGCTCACGCTGGAGTATTTCGACACGTTCAAGAAGGGCACGTTCGTCAAGTGACAGCCGCACCCGAGATTCAGGCCACCGGGCTGACCGAACCCGAGGTCGCACAACGCATCGCCGAAGGCAAGACCAACGACGTCCCGACGCGGGCGGCACGCAGCGTGTCCGACATCGTGCGGGCCAACGTGTTCACCCGCATCAACGCGATCCTCGGGGTGCTGCTGATCATCGTGCTGTCCACCGGCTCGATCATCAACGGCGCCTTCGGGTTACTCATCATCGCCAACAGCGGCATCGGCATCATCCAGGAGTTGCGGGCCAAGCGGACACTGGACAAGCTCGCGATTGTCGGTCAGACGAAACCGTTGGTGCGCAGGCAGACCGGCGCCGGATCGGCTGCCCAACAGCTCAGCCCCAGCGACATCGTCCTCGACGACATCATCGAACTCGGACCCGGCGACCAGATCGTGGTCGACGGCGAGGTGCTCGAGGAGGCCAACCTCGAGGTCGATGAATCGCTGCTCACCGGGGAAGCCGACCCGATCGCGAAAGACGCGGGCGACCGGGTGATGTCGGGTAGCTTCGTCGTCGCGGGCACCGGCGCCTACCGCGCCACCAAGGTCGGCAGGGAGGCGTACGCGGCCAAGCTCGCAGAGGAGGCCAGCAAGTTCACGCTGGTGAACTCCGAACTGCGCAGCGGCATCAACAAGATCCTGCAGTTCATCACGTACCTGTTGATTCCCGCCGGGCTGCTGACCATCTACACCCAGCTGTTCACCACGGAGTCCGGATGGAAGCGGTCGGTGCTGGCGATGGTCGGCGCGCTGGTGCCGATGGTGCCCGAGGGCCTGGTCTTGATGACGTCGATCGCGTTCGCTGTCGGCGTGATTCGGCTGGGCCGCAGGCAGTGCCTGGTCAACGAATTGCCCGCGATCGAAGGCCTGGCGCGCGTGGACGTCGTCTGCGCCGATAAGACCGGCACGTTGACCGAGAACGGTATGCGCGTCTCGGATCTCGAGCAGCTCGACGAGGCCGACGTCGGAAACATCCTCGCGCAGCTCGCCGCCGACGATGCCCGCCCGAACGCGAGCATGCAGGCCATCGCCGAGGCATACAAGATGCCGCCCGGCTGGACAGCGACGGCCACCGCGCCGTTCAAGTCAGCCACCAAGTGGAGCGGCGCGTCCTATGGGGAGCACGGCAAT includes:
- the estB_1 gene encoding penicillin-binding protein, beta-lactamase class C; its protein translation is MKALARVAVVGLLLVAGCGADRPEPAPPSPPGAPGAQADVPPPLVPAMPLPENAVDNAVAELDGMAEDLMRKSGIPGMAVAVVHGGKTVYAKGFGVKDATKPEEDENRVDPDTVFQLASVSKSLAATVVAHQVGVGAVSWDTPIVSELPWFALSNPVVTSMVTVGDMMSHRSGLPDHAGDMLEDLGFDRRQVLDRMRQLPLDPFRISYAYTNFGYTAGAEAVAVGAGKPWEVLADEVLFRPLGMGQTSYRFTDYRARPNRAAGHIHMDGRYEPAFVRDADPEAPAGGASSSVNDMTRWLAMVLANGSHDGKQIVAPKALLPALTPQIVSSPASEPAARSGFYGFGFNVSSTSAARMELSHSGAFELGTGTTFLILPSADVAIVALTNATPSGVSEALTAQFADLVQFGEVREDWYGLYSAAFADMEKPVGSLVGKQPPANPVPAAPLASYVGTYRNDYWGPARITERDGELRLALGSKLDVPLKHWDGNTFTFSFITENAPPGTVSTAVFDGVDRDKLTLEYFDTFKKGTFVK